Proteins encoded by one window of Canis lupus dingo isolate Sandy chromosome 22, ASM325472v2, whole genome shotgun sequence:
- the LOC112656023 gene encoding 40S ribosomal protein SA-like, translated as MSTRGEVTRGVSFPRNSEEIEKEKRDPAKRAVRKEEFQGEWNATASGFIATDPEVADTSKSAQVPPVPLHGSLQRTGVYRPLGREPSAAPPIWPEWVGKSF; from the coding sequence ATGAGCACCCGCGGGGAGGTGACACGTggtgtttccttccccagaaatTCTGAGgagattgaaaaggaaaagcGAGACCCAGCTAAAAGGGCTGTGAGGAAAGAGGAATTTCAGGGTGAATGGAATGCTACAGCGTCTGGATTTATTGCGACTGACCCCGAGGTCGCAGACACCTCCAAAAGTGCACAGGTGCCCCCTGTGCCTCTTCATGGTTCCCTACAGAGGACCGGAGTATATCGCCCCCTGGGGAGGGAGCCGTCGGCAGCCCCACCCATCTGGCCAGAGTGG